Genomic window (Pieris rapae chromosome 12, ilPieRapa1.1, whole genome shotgun sequence):
tttattgctgttttataTCCAGAGAAGCCTTTTCCAGGTGAAATCTCAAACAAATTTATCTTACCTTACTTCTAGAGATGAAAAGCCCTCCATTATTGATCCATCCAGCATATTCGCCGGTTTCTTTTTCCAGGTTTTGGTACACACTTCGCGAATCTTTTAATAGCTTAATCTCCAAATCACTGGGCCGTAGGGACCAAACGAGACCTGTGCATATCAGTTCAGCCTTCTTACGGTACGGTAAGATTCAGAGTCGAAACGTAGACTTTATAGGAAATTGTGATTCCCGTATGTCAACAACGTATTGGAATACATTGGGAATCAAAGAACCTAGGCTCTAACTCTACTCTTTTTGTCCTCTTCTAAGTATGTGACGTTTACAAACTGGAGTCAAGCTTCGCGATAATACTAGACTCTGAATCTTACccttattagattttttcacACAAAATACTTATTCGTCTCTTTCCATTAAATTGAGTTTTAGCTtcgatgaaaagagacagttTGATCAAATAATGTAGAAACTAATTtagttatgtataattaatccATACCAACCaatgttttcaaattataaatctcGATGAGGGtatcttttttcaaattgaaaaCATTGAAAGCATAACCGGTCATTTAAACACGAAATATAGGAGAATGCTAATGAAGGCaatgtttacttattttttattcattgaactaattttataaaacaccaAAAACAAACCTATTCGCAAATTAAGCAAAATGTGCATTCCAAATTTCCTTAGCCTTAAAAGTTTGGCAATAATTCATCTATTGGTATGTCCCTATATGATTTATGAGtgattatgtatgttaaattaaggaaaaagtatatatatgtagaacTAGAAAATGCTAGACGACTATCAAACTACCTACTACAATGTAGTATTAGGTTAACAGGCACCCGCACGTTTAACATTATCCGTACCAGCTGTATGCCACGTTGTACCGCTTGTTATCTTCGCTCGTTCCAGCAGTACGGCATTCACTCCCCTTTTTGACAGctggtataatatattacatccAGCTATACCGCCACCTATaagaatactttttttttatatttaccaaCTCACTTAGTTCTACTTATCACTTTGATTAAATGAACAGAACagtaacattttacatttttagtatattaaataaatatttttatgacagATAATTCATCTTCTTATTTCTGACGATACGATGACCATGTGTCTAATGTTTATGCCAGCCAGTTTTAAAAAGTACGGCTGAATATCTGAATATAACGATTAaatggctaattaagctaattggctgcgacatacatattagaaaaatagTATGAACGaatgtagttaaaaataacgtaCTTCACAAAAAGGAGGTTATTTATGTGcaggttttttttgtaaaaggaAAGATATATTTCGTTTAGAAGGTACAGGTTTCAAAGGTACAggtttaaatgcattttaaatgGTTATTCTTTAATGTATTGTTTAGTAGTCCTTACCCACCGGACTATAATTAACCCGCGGTCTTTACCAGCTTTCTTACCTTCCACATAAAGTACAAGGATACGTACCTATAGGAAATTTCTCTCACTCGTGCAGCCTACTGCCTAAATATAAATCCtcattataagtatattacttACCAACTATTACAACATCCGCCGAAGACACGACCTCCTTATTAGCGTATGATCTTTGCCAAATTCCATTTCCCTTAAATCTCAACTTTGGATGTCTGCTTTGTAGCACtctcaacattttatttatgtttttgtcaactatttctttaattattttttaattaaaaaaaatataaattctactCAACTAGAGTTATCACGTTTCAATTACcaaatgtattgtttataaatggcACTTGCGTTAATTAATCATATGTGAGCTTGCGTGAAACATTTTCTGACGTTTGATACAGCACTGATgtgatatgtttatttacttcGAATGAACTTTTATCTCATTTAACCTATGATACAAGAATATCTGggtttattttgttgttttgtttaaagtcACCTCTCCTTCTGTTAATACCTACCTTAGTGATACggataaaaattttaacagctttttcaaaaaatgataaaaactcaaaaatgGAATAGGAAGATATAGCCAAAAACGTGTTTTTACCCCTTTTTCCAACATGGCGACCAGGGGATGAGGGCACCAATCCCACAAACTAGAGGTTAAGGTTGTATTGACCCACCCCTACATgttccataaataaaattgcgtccTCTATCAAATGATCAGTTTGGCCCTCAAATTGTAACATTTGATTTCAACGcttgatttttttcaattatttatttattattaattcatatatttttaattcatagaCAAGAATTCGTCGAAgcagatatatgtatatgaataaaaatatttatcaaaaacaacATTACACCATTTCTTGTTATCGAGCTTCGTGTCAAAAGGTCTTAATTAATCGTCATCATGATACTTCTATGGCTACTATTTCAAACATTGTAAAATTTCatcaagatttttataaatcatcaTTAAACATTGAAAATCACCAAAACACTTATCATTTGTGTAATCGTATCTCAAGACACAATCTCGTCTAACAGAAActttttacagaaataaagatttttacagCTCTTGAAAgaagatttatatttcattgaattgaaaattattgttcTAGAATAGGGCCAAAGTATTGAAAACGCTGTAGCGATATTTACAATCACTGCGTATGAAGTCATTACCTACTGTGAAACGCGTTAACCAAGCTCTGACCGCTTAtgtcaaaaccgtttaaaaCGACATTGTTTTACCGGTTGTATTGACAAAAACCAAAAGTTCCGGTGGAATTCTATTGTACTAGGTATTAACAATATCATCGACTGTTATGATGTCGTTAGAACAGATTTAGATGGTATATTATTTCTCGACCTTACTGGGGCGTCCAGCTAGCCAGTATTTATACTAGTTGAAAATCTTATAGGTCGGAGAAAGAGCAGTCTCTTTCTTTCTCCTCCATTATTGCAACCGtctattgcaaaaaaaaaaacaaataaagaaaaaaaatacgcaAAGGGGTTGTGTATATGTCACCTCAACAGCaacgtattaaaaataatacacttaTATCAGatgtttcatcattttattatatgtaaacacttattcttaattttattattacatatttactcttttatttatacaataaaacgtAATCGGCTAAAGCAgggttacaatttaaattgtatacacTGTAGATCACTTGATCTAACGTGAAACTctctaacgcccaaacccaataacctatctgaAGATAGTCATCTTAATCTAAAATGTAGATagaagtgtgccaataaccagtcgacggattgtaatagccatctgtcgatagaAGCTATCCACGGTTGGTCGgttcggtgtatgtggatagacctttgtatgaaaatgacagttcaactgtgtgAACATCCTATCtttagattttaacttactccagtttttaaaataattaaaaagctatccgatatgttttaaacatagacatgtatattttaatataatttgtacggttctatttactttattttggtttatattgattatcaaatatgactGTAAAGAGCGAAGTGATTgaattctatccgtcgccaaaaatggattgtcttcgtagtgTTTGGTTATTAGGAtacagataggagatcgatagactgtcacggtctgattttctctatctgagattgtggattaattattgggttcaggCGTTCATTTCGAAATTACTGAACTTTGGtggaatattttgttattcatatattgtaattttctttccatatATAACAACGTCAGAAAATACGTACTTTACCGACGGTTTATAAAGTTACCACTGTATTTGCAAAGACcaatgttattaaaacaaaaaaaatattaactatttcaGGCTTAaagatctttttaaatatcaaattgttacGTCTATGTGAGTTTATGGTGgggataaaatcatttttacacaataattatgtatatatgtatgaaactaattaataaaactacttacaaataattcaCGTTTAGCTTAGGTATAGgtactttttaaatcatatcaaTCAAAActctaaaattatgttattttaactaaaataaaattttggacacatataatatttttgaaacattgtatatattttgaaattgaaattttaatcgaaacataattgttaattacaaTCAGTCAGTGGTTACTGAAggttaatcaaaataaaataaatatataaattctaccttttaataaaaataatggaggaCGTAAGggccataataataaataaatgcctaatgatatttttaaatatcagcTAGTGGACCTTTATTAGGGGACTTGATATCTATTAATTTCCGAAATACTAGACATAAATATAAGACTCGTTCGTTTGCCAATATATACGATATATACGTCATATAGGTTTGACCAATCACGTACGTACGTAACGTAACGTCTTTTCGTTATACATTTTGGTTTAGTATTAACAGTCGACTTATTTAACATATCTTTACTTTGGCAAacatgtgtaaaataaaacttaaacaatGGCAGTTAAAAATAGTAGTAGCCGAATAAAAGtctatgttatttttgttcaagTGATGTTTAAAATCTGTAAcaaaatggttttattattactaaattatatgtaaagaatgGTTGGAGCTAACGTGGTATTTTGTTTCGCGTTTTGACATTCGTTGACATGGATTTTAAGCACATATTCTTCGCCATGATAGAACCACCTTTTTtaccattaatattttttttcatatagtaaattataacCGGCCCATACAGTTTGTGCATTGTGGCCCAGGGACCACAATGCAACAGGGAAACgggtaaaaagttataattatcgGATGGAATACTatgaattaaacattatattaaagcCTTGCTTGAcacaaaaacacaatataGTCTAACTCTATATACTATAGACTAAAAAGTATATTGACAGccaaaaatactagaatataatCTAGTCTATTAGTCTATTCCAGTCTTCAAGCTTTTATATAGTCTATagacagaataataatatatttctaggcGGTAAAGCGTGAATAACTTCAGCCGCTTTTTTGCCGCTGAAAACTCTATTGTTCGTAAGACGTCCCAAATTCATCTTGTCTATACGCGAATATGAACCCAATAAGACCAAGTAATGATTATTAATCTTGGCACAATTATgatacatttacattaaaaagcgAGGCACTACCCAATTATGATACTCACAATAGTTCTCGTCAGACATGATGCGGACTTGCAACGCGTGGTGGAGTGAGAGCTAAGCGATGTTGCCGCGCCGCGTGATCTCCCGCCGCCGCCGCTGCAGCCGCTTCTAACTGCGCTCGTAACGCTACTAACTCGCGCGTACGTTGGAATATTGGGTccttataacaaaatattgtattaatgttCTGCTACTATAAAGGGATAAAACAAACTTAAGGTTAGTATGAAGATGCCGtagaatacataaaattaatccgGCCTGCACTGCTTTAACTAAAGAGTCACTTgcctcttttcatcacagcgtaaccccaatttaatagaaagagacgaaagagtagAGACCTTAATAGAATGGCGCTGACTTTTTCGGCAGTGATCTATAACTTCTAGgaaggtaaataaatagtttgatagccatataaattacatatgtgtatttaatattgaatcaaCCCTGTTTTGACGGCTGTAAGCTTCTGAtctataattacaatattatacacaagcagcttatttattatatacattaattctttataaagatattaGAATAGTTTAGATATATGAATAACAtcactaatatattatagaggAAAGATTTGCATGTATGTTTTTAACGAATAGgttcaaaaagtactggaccgatttcgaaaattatttcacaatttCAATGCTTCTTTATCACTGAATAATAAAgactattttaattgcaagaaaaaaataatgtactctactaaaactacaataattacCCAAGATGTAAAAAAAAGTCTATAATATATCTTCGCATGCACTGTAAAAACTATTGATAATTTGAACAAATCGTTCcacgatattaaataaaatatcaatatctaaaaaaaaattaaaaaaatgtccatCCGTGCAAAGCCGGCCGCTAgtgatatatatgtaaaaacctACCTGTTGCCTCATAGTAGGATTCCATCTGCAGTATAAAGCTTTCCACAGCTTGATGATCCTCAAAGATGCAACTGGTACCAGAACTGTTTGAGGTCTTGAATAGGGCGAAGGTGGCGTGTTAGGACCGAAGGCGCTAGGACCCCAATATAAGGGATTCAGGTAGAGGTCCTGACGGCTGTTTATGTAGGACCATAGGGATACGGTTTTAGCCTTAAGTTctggaaaatatacaaataagtcAATGTGATGTAAtgtctaaaaattatatgattgaataaatatgattCAATGTCTAACATGatcttttgtaattaaatttcgtctctttaataaattttaaaattaaatttttatttttattaaataattttttgttaaaattaaataattttttttttaattaaaaattttttttgttaaaattaaaaccttttaatgTATGTCTATGTGTATGGATGCTTCAAGAAAAgtgcgtactaattcttaaaaggccagccgTCTGCGAGCCCTCTAACATTGgcaatatcacttaacatctggaGAGGTTCCTGTCCATTTACGtgcgttctataaaaaaaagctagTATAAAATCAATCCAAATGTATCACCTTCTTTAACTCTCTCCCGCTCGGTGTTGAAGAGGAATGTACCAAAACGACACGAGTACAGATGATCGACGATTGTGATAAGGAGTCGTTCAGTGAATTCAAACGCAGTTGGGAATTGTTGTTGCAGTTGCCAAACACAGTCCACCCATTGAACGAAGACCGGTGAACGGTCTGCGTCCGAATGTCGTTCATCTCCGTGGCCTATACGCTGTAATATTCACGTACTGACTATTACACTAGACTAGTTTTCAGTGAGAAATATCTGTTAAACAGtatattatagaattaataaaacttagaactaaactttttaactAAGTACCTTCGTATAAATAGATACCCATATCTGAAAAACTGTAACAATTTTGGTTAAACTTGGTCTCTCGGAATATATTGAATCGAAATTTAACACGTGCTTGAAAGCCTAAAAATTCACGCATACAGAAACACCACCTTTTAAAGTCGGTTAATTATTTTGGTAGAAATAGGATTAAATCATCAATCTCTGTTGCtgtttctttttcttagtttcacattagggttgcctggaataaatcgcttgtaagcgataaggccgcccgttgccttataacttttgtaatctgttttttttttgttatgtgtatatttttgaataaagtataaataaataagtagctTACGTTCATAACCTAGATCTTTAAGATTTAATTCTATGGAGTATAGCGAAAATATAGATACAAAGTAAGGCAAACATAGTAAGTTATAGACATACCAGTTGGAATTTGTGGCCGAAGGACAACCACTCCTTTTCAATCAGGACTTGGAAGCCTCTAAGTGTGCGGTAGAACGGGTCAAGCATGAGCATGGCGAGGGCTGTCAACTGGGCGGTCCTGTCCCAGCCATCGGAACAATGGACCAGCACTGATGTTTTGTGGTTCTCCACCTACataccaaataatttataaaatcacatAGTATTTTCACATAACATTTGAATGTGACTTCGCCTTTAATTTTGACTCTGAATTTTACCCCTCAACTGTTTTAGGCAAATCTATTCATCTCTGTCagaatgtaatataataaaagagatAGGTGACTGTTTAAGAGAAAAGATAACAGTATTGCAAATCTATTCATCTCTGTCAGAATGTAATAAAAGAGATGACTGTTTAAGAGAAAAGATaacagtattttgtttttgttagatCATCAAAACTTAGTCACTCTCCCTAAACTATGGCAAGGGGGCAaaatggctggccatgcgtcatactcgtgaacgggtgctacatATGGTGAccggtcgtacttgaattcgtgtatgcggtgatattagttgtttatactacgtatttgcgtgttgatctcacgagtatgtaagtgcgtgcctctatttcaccatgcctcctgctgatagtggacaaatctttgtttttcatttattttttattctttattactcaagatgtaatatggaacatggtgtaatagttgcagctccttacaaatattgtgaaaagaaaaaacttggacattaaaaagagtggcggagagtttattgccagttcttctcttcctttcgaaacattttatgtatatttctttttttgacgttcataagccTACTtacatgaatattaatttgatttgatttgtcgtgaaaaatgtatataaaagtgctatctattattttatatgtgttttCAGTAATCAAGAATACATATTGcctatatgtattgtatatttatcaaacataATATGAGACGTATGCAAATTAAATATGCCCACCTTGTCAACAATCCGAACGGCGCCTGCCAGAATGCATTTTATATGCTTCAACCAACAAGTTGCTTCAATACCACTGAACCATCTAAAACAatgaatatttgttatattcatCTATTTACGCAAAGCAAACTTTAGCAACACGAATATCAATTCGAATTTTTTCTGACAGACATTTGTCTGCcaccaaacaataaatactgtGGAACAGAGAAAAGTATGTTTGTCCTGCTCACTCTTAacgcattttattaatttgtttcattCATACACTATAATTTGTCTTTGTTAACACTACTAACCTCGTCTGATCAATTTGTGGGAAGCACAATTCCTTCAACTTTCGCAAACTCTCTCTCATCACgtgtatattgtgtatatcTAGAAACACCAATTCTGCATTTTGATACGCGTCCTCTGATTCATATCTGAAAAAACCAATCTTATAATTGCTTCAAATATTGTCTGTGGCGATGATAAGGATAAATATAAtcgtaaatatttcatataatataataatctaaaatagGGCTAGTCAGCCAGCCGCCTTACTTTGGTAATAAACATGTATTGTCTTAACAATACCAACTCGTACCAACTAACTTGACAGTTATGAAACGCAAGaacattttgaattgaattctggggttggatcttatattcaataccTTGATTGTGATTAAACTGAGTGTGTAGGAGTCTCGGGGGACCTTGATTCGAAAACCTCCGTGAGATTTGGAGTAATTTTTGCTGCTTAAgttgtagtttaaaataaattaaatatttaaaatttttttcgaaattttgtgcaatattagaaatttgtaaacaatccgcCATTGTAAACTTTTCTATTTACCTTGAATTTGCTTATTCAGACCCCTAGATAGGGTCTCGGGGGCCTTGATTTGAACACTTCCGTGAGATTTGGAGTCATTTATGGTATCTGAGTTGTAATttacactaattaaatatttaaaaacactttttgatGTTTTGTGCAACAGtacaaatttgtaaacaatccgcCATTTTAACTTTCGAACTTTTCTATTGGTTATCcaattaatacttttctatTGGTTACTCTATTTGGTTATCTATTGGTTTTCTAGATTTACTAGAGATGTGacattttgcataaaattaatcgattgtttttagtatgaaaaatcgatgataataaagaattgtttttttttattcctactaCAATAAAGCTAATTACTAAAAATCGatgataataaagaattaattttttattcctacagcttataaagctaatttttactacaataaagtgtttactttattttctaaattttatattcaaaaatcagagcaccccactatccacgtggtccGGTCTTGTCTGTTggcttttgaacggctccggcgcgaaggaagagcagcccccacccgcTACGTCTACGCCAAAGGACAGGCATGAAATGCCTGTTCTTTGGTACAgcgggtgggggctgctcttccttcgcgccggagccgttcaaaagccGAATTGTTATATAGTTCGGCTAGGTTAGGttggtatattaatatttaatttaaataactgttcaaaaaatgaattattatctgGTTCAGTTAGGTtaagttag
Coding sequences:
- the LOC110993731 gene encoding myotubularin-related protein 2, coding for MDKHNSSELLNSDFSLSKNASSDSLDSDSKSSSLNSKHGQESSHVLGDIQLLDGEKVMGVARDVTYLCPYSGPSRGVLKVTNYQLHFRPTDITPLQSTLSVSLGVVSRIEKVGGASSKGENSYGIEVFCKDMRNLRFAHKQENHSRRGIFEKLQQLAFPLSHRLPLFAFSYLESFAEDGWQVYEPVVELRRMGVNNDMWRITRINDKYEICDSYPSVWAVPAAANDDLLRSVAAFRSRGRIPVLAWIHPSSQATITRCSQPLVGVSGKRSREDERYIQLIMDANAQAHKLFIMDARPSANAIANKAKGGGYESEDAYQNAELVFLDIHNIHVMRESLRKLKELCFPQIDQTRWFSGIEATCWLKHIKCILAGAVRIVDKVENHKTSVLVHCSDGWDRTAQLTALAMLMLDPFYRTLRGFQVLIEKEWLSFGHKFQLRIGHGDERHSDADRSPVFVQWVDCVWQLQQQFPTAFEFTERLLITIVDHLYSCRFGTFLFNTERERVKEELKAKTVSLWSYINSRQDLYLNPLYWGPSAFGPNTPPSPYSRPQTVLVPVASLRIIKLWKALYCRWNPTMRQQDPIFQRTRELVALRAQLEAAAAAAAGDHAARQHRLALTPPRVASPHHV